From one Streptomyces sp. Q6 genomic stretch:
- a CDS encoding 4-(cytidine 5'-diphospho)-2-C-methyl-D-erythritol kinase translates to MSVTVRVPAKVNVQLAVGAARPDGFHDLANVFLAVGLYDEVTVEAADSLSLTCTGPGGVAVPEVPLDRTNLAARAAIALAARHGLGDPKVRIHIAKDIPVAGGMAGGSADAAGALVACDALWGTHASREELLDICAELGSDVPFSLVGGAALGTGRGEQLEPLDVGGRFWWVFAVADGGLSTPAVYREFDRLSPEAPEPVASPALLEALRTGDVAALAATVTNDLQPAALSLFPSLKDTLDAGTAAGAAAALVSGSGPTTAFLAADEAAARRVADALAASGTCRAVRVAASPAPGATLL, encoded by the coding sequence GTGAGCGTGACCGTCCGCGTCCCCGCCAAGGTCAACGTCCAGCTCGCGGTCGGCGCCGCCCGCCCCGACGGCTTCCACGACCTGGCCAACGTCTTCCTCGCCGTCGGCCTGTACGACGAGGTGACGGTCGAGGCCGCCGACTCCCTGAGCCTCACGTGCACCGGACCGGGGGGCGTCGCCGTCCCCGAAGTCCCCCTGGACCGTACGAACCTGGCGGCGCGCGCCGCGATCGCCCTCGCCGCACGGCACGGCCTCGGCGACCCGAAGGTCCGGATCCACATCGCCAAGGACATCCCCGTCGCGGGCGGCATGGCGGGCGGCTCCGCGGACGCCGCCGGTGCCCTGGTGGCCTGCGACGCGCTGTGGGGCACGCACGCCTCGCGCGAGGAACTCCTCGACATCTGCGCCGAGTTGGGCAGCGATGTGCCGTTCAGCCTGGTCGGCGGCGCGGCGCTCGGCACCGGGCGCGGCGAGCAGCTCGAACCCCTCGACGTGGGCGGCCGGTTCTGGTGGGTGTTCGCCGTCGCCGACGGCGGTCTGTCCACGCCCGCCGTGTACCGGGAGTTCGACCGGCTCAGCCCCGAGGCGCCCGAACCGGTCGCCTCGCCCGCCCTGTTGGAGGCGCTGCGTACCGGCGACGTGGCGGCCCTCGCCGCGACCGTCACGAACGATCTCCAGCCCGCCGCGCTCTCCCTCTTCCCGTCGCTGAAGGACACGCTCGACGCCGGTACGGCGGCGGGCGCGGCGGCCGCGCTCGTCTCGGGCTCGGGGCCCACGACCGCGTTCCTCGCGGCGGACGAGGCGGCGGCCCGGCGGGTGGCCGACGCCCTCGCGGCGTCCGGGACGTGCCGCGCGGTCCGCGTGGCGGCGTCCCCGGCGCCCGGCGCGACGCTGCTCTGA
- the rsmA gene encoding 16S rRNA (adenine(1518)-N(6)/adenine(1519)-N(6))-dimethyltransferase RsmA — protein sequence MSTTDPQGPLLGAADIRELAAALGVRPTKQRGQNFVIDANTVRRIVRTADVTEDDVVVEVGPGLGSLTLALLDVARHVTAVEIDDVLAAALPATIEARLPAKKDAFDLVNIDAMQVTELPGPAPTALVANLPYNVAVPVLLHMLDTFPTIERTLVMVQAEVADRLAAGPGSRVYGVPSVKANWYARVKRAGSIGRNVFWPAPNVDSGLVSLVRRTEPIATTASRAEVFAVVDAAFAQRRKTLRAALAGWAGSAAAAEAALVAAGVSPQARGEALTVEEFARIAEHKVVAE from the coding sequence GTGAGCACCACAGACCCCCAAGGCCCCCTCCTCGGCGCCGCAGACATCCGCGAGCTCGCGGCAGCCCTCGGCGTCCGGCCGACCAAACAGCGCGGTCAGAACTTCGTCATCGACGCCAACACGGTCCGCCGCATCGTCCGCACCGCGGACGTCACCGAGGACGACGTGGTCGTCGAGGTCGGTCCGGGCCTCGGCTCGCTCACCCTCGCGCTGCTCGACGTCGCCCGGCACGTCACCGCCGTCGAGATCGACGACGTGCTCGCCGCCGCGCTGCCCGCCACCATCGAGGCCCGCCTCCCGGCGAAGAAGGACGCGTTCGACCTCGTCAACATCGACGCGATGCAGGTCACGGAGTTGCCGGGCCCCGCGCCCACCGCGCTCGTCGCGAACCTCCCGTACAACGTCGCGGTCCCCGTCCTGCTCCACATGCTCGACACCTTCCCGACCATCGAGCGCACCCTCGTCATGGTCCAGGCCGAGGTCGCCGACCGGCTCGCCGCGGGCCCCGGCTCGCGCGTCTACGGCGTCCCGTCCGTGAAGGCCAACTGGTACGCGCGGGTCAAGCGCGCCGGCTCCATCGGCCGCAACGTCTTCTGGCCCGCGCCGAACGTCGACAGCGGCCTCGTCTCCCTCGTCCGCCGTACGGAGCCGATCGCGACGACCGCCTCCAGGGCGGAGGTGTTCGCGGTCGTCGACGCCGCGTTCGCCCAGCGCCGCAAGACGCTGCGCGCCGCGCTCGCCGGATGGGCCGGCTCGGCCGCCGCCGCCGAAGCGGCCCTGGTCGCGGCCGGTGTCTCGCCGCAGGCGCGCGGCGAGGCCCTGACGGTCGAGGAGTTCGCCCGGATCGCCGAGCACAAGGTGGTCGCGGAGTGA
- the rsmI gene encoding 16S rRNA (cytidine(1402)-2'-O)-methyltransferase, producing MTGSSDSPQSAGSAGTLVLAGTPIGAISDAPPRLAQELAVADVVAAEDTRRMKRLTQALGVQVSGRVVSYFEGNEAARTPELVEALLAGSRVLLVTDAGMPSVSDPGYRLVAAAVEHDIKVTAVPGPSAVLTALALSGLPVDRFCFEGFLPRKAGERLSRLKDVAGERRTLVYFEAPHRLDDTLAAMVEAFGGTRRAAVCRELTKTYEEVKRGPLDELAEWAAEGVRGEITVVVEGAPEKSGDDLTPEELVRRVRVREEAGERRKEAIASVAQEAGLPKREVFDAVVAAKNADRTTP from the coding sequence GTGACAGGAAGCTCTGATTCCCCCCAGTCCGCCGGCTCGGCCGGAACGCTCGTGCTGGCCGGCACGCCCATCGGGGCCATTTCCGACGCGCCGCCGCGGCTCGCCCAGGAGCTGGCCGTGGCCGATGTCGTCGCAGCCGAGGACACCCGGCGCATGAAGCGGCTCACGCAGGCGCTCGGTGTGCAGGTCAGCGGGCGGGTCGTGTCGTACTTCGAGGGCAACGAGGCGGCGCGCACCCCCGAGCTCGTCGAGGCGCTGCTCGCCGGGTCGCGGGTGCTGCTCGTGACCGACGCCGGGATGCCGTCCGTGTCCGACCCCGGGTACCGGCTCGTCGCCGCCGCCGTGGAGCACGACATCAAGGTCACCGCCGTACCCGGTCCCTCCGCCGTGCTGACCGCGCTGGCCCTGTCCGGGCTGCCCGTCGACCGGTTCTGCTTCGAGGGCTTCCTGCCGCGCAAGGCGGGCGAGCGCCTCAGCCGCCTGAAGGACGTCGCGGGCGAGCGCCGCACCCTCGTCTACTTCGAAGCGCCGCACCGGCTCGACGACACCCTCGCCGCGATGGTCGAGGCGTTCGGCGGGACGCGCCGTGCCGCCGTGTGCCGCGAGCTCACCAAGACGTACGAGGAGGTGAAGCGCGGTCCCCTCGACGAGCTCGCCGAGTGGGCCGCCGAGGGCGTACGCGGGGAGATCACCGTCGTCGTCGAGGGCGCCCCGGAGAAGTCCGGCGACGACCTCACCCCCGAGGAGCTGGTGCGCAGGGTGCGGGTGCGCGAGGAGGCGGGGGAGCGGCGCAAGGAGGCCATCGCCTCCGTCGCGCAGGAGGCAGGGCTACCCAAGCGCGAGGTCTTCGATGCCGTGGTGGCGGCAAAGAATGCGGATCGGACCACCCCATAG
- a CDS encoding TatD family hydrolase has product MSPDRAKDVTPPPLPAPLAVEVADSHTHLDMQAGTVEEGLARAASVGVTTVVQVGCDLNGSRWAADLAAAHARVHATVALHPNEAPRIVHGDPDGWSRQGAREPLGDAGLDEALAEIDRLAALPQVKGVGETGLDYFRTGPEGKAAQERSFRAHIEIAKRHGKALVIHDREAHEDVLRVLKEEGAPERTVFHCYSGDAEMAQVCARNGYFMSFAGNMTFKNAQPLRDALAVAPLELVLVETDAPFLTPAPYRGRPNAPYLIPVTLRAMAAVRGIGEDALATAVSANTARAFGY; this is encoded by the coding sequence ATGAGCCCCGATCGTGCCAAGGACGTCACCCCGCCGCCGCTGCCCGCGCCCCTCGCGGTGGAGGTCGCCGACTCCCACACCCACCTGGACATGCAGGCGGGGACCGTGGAGGAGGGCCTCGCCAGAGCGGCGTCGGTGGGGGTGACGACCGTCGTCCAGGTCGGCTGCGACCTGAACGGATCGCGCTGGGCCGCCGATCTCGCGGCCGCCCACGCGCGCGTGCACGCGACCGTGGCCCTGCATCCGAACGAGGCGCCGCGCATCGTCCACGGTGATCCCGACGGCTGGTCCCGCCAGGGGGCCCGTGAACCGCTCGGTGACGCCGGGCTCGACGAGGCCCTCGCGGAGATCGACCGGCTCGCCGCGCTTCCGCAGGTCAAGGGCGTCGGCGAGACCGGCCTCGACTACTTCCGTACGGGCCCCGAGGGCAAGGCCGCCCAGGAGCGGTCCTTCCGCGCGCACATCGAGATCGCCAAGCGGCACGGCAAGGCCCTCGTCATCCACGACCGCGAGGCCCACGAGGATGTGCTACGGGTCCTGAAGGAAGAGGGCGCGCCCGAACGCACCGTCTTCCACTGCTATTCCGGCGACGCGGAGATGGCTCAAGTCTGTGCGCGCAACGGCTACTTCATGTCGTTCGCCGGCAATATGACGTTCAAGAACGCGCAGCCGTTGCGCGACGCACTCGCGGTCGCGCCGCTGGAACTCGTCCTCGTCGAGACCGACGCGCCTTTTCTGACGCCCGCTCCGTACCGCGGTCGGCCTAATGCGCCGTATCTCATTCCGGTCACGCTGCGCGCCATGGCGGCGGTGCGGGGCATCGGTGAAGACGCCCTCGCGACGGCGGTCTCCGCCAATACGGCCCGCGCTTTTGGTTACTGA
- a CDS encoding DUF4328 domain-containing protein — MECTRCRAAFVGADGRCPRCDGSPTAYATPPQQPAPTPNPYAPPQYGTPPQYAAPPQYGGAPQYGGAPQYGGAPQYGTAPYGGHPGHPAGSGAVGLRPPSRLSGLSTAVTVLIGIVCAFALLRVIADYRLYDALGSIWTTNLDEAESIDDFRRTSIVLLFLGFLAAAPVFLVWFHKARANAEALAPGRHRHGTGLAVGAWFIPFANWWIPKAVTDDIVAASQGAPRPGGQGVVNGWWVCWVLSSVLAGIGWPMYANAMDDSDLSLEGARTASLILIGSNLTLLAAGICAIVMVRTVSALQDGRSGPRL, encoded by the coding sequence ATGGAGTGCACACGCTGCCGCGCGGCGTTCGTGGGAGCGGACGGGCGCTGCCCGCGCTGCGACGGATCGCCGACGGCCTACGCGACACCGCCCCAGCAGCCCGCACCGACACCGAACCCGTACGCGCCACCGCAGTACGGAACCCCGCCGCAGTACGCGGCTCCGCCGCAGTACGGAGGAGCCCCTCAGTACGGAGGAGCGCCCCAGTACGGAGGAGCGCCCCAGTACGGGACCGCGCCGTACGGCGGGCACCCGGGACACCCGGCAGGCTCCGGCGCCGTCGGGCTGCGCCCGCCGTCGCGGCTGTCCGGACTGAGTACCGCGGTCACCGTGCTCATCGGGATCGTCTGCGCCTTCGCGCTGCTGCGCGTGATCGCCGACTACCGCCTGTACGACGCTCTCGGCAGCATCTGGACGACGAACCTGGACGAGGCGGAGTCCATCGACGACTTCCGGCGCACCTCGATCGTCCTGCTGTTCCTCGGCTTCCTCGCCGCGGCCCCGGTGTTCCTGGTCTGGTTCCACAAGGCCAGGGCCAACGCGGAGGCGCTCGCCCCCGGCCGCCACCGGCACGGCACGGGCCTGGCCGTCGGCGCCTGGTTCATCCCGTTCGCCAACTGGTGGATACCGAAGGCCGTGACCGACGACATCGTCGCCGCGAGCCAGGGCGCCCCGCGCCCCGGCGGCCAGGGCGTGGTCAACGGCTGGTGGGTGTGCTGGGTGCTCTCCAGCGTCCTCGCCGGTATCGGCTGGCCGATGTACGCGAACGCGATGGACGACTCGGACCTGTCCCTGGAAGGCGCCCGCACCGCGTCGCTGATCCTCATCGGGTCGAACCTGACGCTGCTGGCCGCGGGCATCTGCGCGATCGTCATGGTCCGCACCGTCAGCGCCCTCCAGGACGGTCGCTCCGGCCCGCGGCTCTGA
- a CDS encoding ubiquitin-like domain-containing protein: MSSSPYETYETYQPYGGATPPYEPQPPSHGSYEPYEPDPYVAQDTYRPAYTYEQEQARAQAAAPTEPRLPRQAPAPDGGRAAARRAARRKKSDHRPEALRRLLPQALVVAFLAGGTSAFVANDKAIQLTVDGKERTLHTFADDVSELLADEGVDVGEHDLVAPAGQTALASGDEVAVRYGRPVQLTLDGQRREVWTTAGTVEGALKQLGVRAEGAYLSASRSKRIARHGLDLDVRTERSVTIMADGRRRTIRTNAASVREAVDEAGISLHGQDTTSVPQDSFPRDGQTITVMRVTGSKEVREEPIPYATERTEDDSLFQGTEVVARAGEPGMKRVTYALRTVNGVKQKPRRVRTEIVREPRTQLVKVGTKAMPTSVAGADSLNWSGLAACESGGRPSATDATGTYGGLYQFDTQTWQSLGGSGRPQDASASEQTYRAKKLYVRRGASPWPHCGPRLHG; this comes from the coding sequence GTGAGCAGTTCGCCGTACGAGACGTACGAGACGTACCAGCCGTACGGCGGTGCGACGCCGCCGTACGAGCCGCAGCCGCCGTCGCACGGCTCCTACGAGCCGTACGAGCCGGACCCGTACGTCGCCCAGGACACCTACCGGCCCGCCTACACGTACGAGCAGGAGCAGGCCCGCGCGCAGGCGGCCGCGCCCACCGAGCCGCGGCTGCCACGCCAGGCGCCCGCCCCCGACGGCGGCCGGGCCGCCGCCCGCCGTGCCGCGCGGCGCAAGAAGTCGGACCACCGGCCCGAGGCACTGCGCCGACTGCTCCCGCAGGCGCTCGTCGTCGCGTTCCTCGCGGGCGGCACCTCCGCGTTCGTCGCCAACGACAAGGCGATCCAGCTCACCGTCGACGGCAAGGAGCGCACCCTGCACACCTTCGCCGACGACGTCAGCGAACTCCTCGCCGACGAGGGCGTCGACGTCGGCGAGCACGACCTCGTGGCGCCCGCCGGACAGACCGCCCTGGCCAGCGGCGACGAGGTCGCCGTCCGCTACGGCCGCCCCGTCCAGCTCACCCTGGACGGACAGCGCCGCGAGGTGTGGACGACGGCGGGCACCGTCGAGGGGGCGCTGAAGCAGCTCGGGGTGCGCGCCGAGGGCGCCTACCTCTCCGCGTCCCGCTCCAAGCGCATCGCGCGGCACGGGCTCGACCTCGACGTGCGCACCGAGCGGAGCGTCACGATCATGGCCGACGGGCGGCGCCGCACCATCCGCACCAACGCGGCGAGCGTGCGCGAGGCCGTCGACGAGGCCGGGATCTCGCTGCACGGCCAGGACACCACGTCCGTGCCGCAGGACAGCTTCCCGCGCGACGGGCAGACCATCACCGTGATGCGGGTGACCGGCTCGAAGGAGGTGCGCGAGGAGCCGATCCCGTATGCCACCGAGCGCACCGAGGACGACTCGCTCTTCCAGGGCACGGAGGTCGTGGCCCGCGCCGGGGAGCCGGGCATGAAGCGGGTCACGTACGCGCTGCGTACCGTCAACGGCGTCAAGCAGAAGCCGCGCCGGGTCAGGACCGAGATCGTGCGCGAGCCCCGCACCCAGCTGGTCAAGGTCGGCACGAAGGCGATGCCCACGTCCGTCGCCGGGGCCGACTCCCTGAACTGGTCGGGGCTCGCCGCCTGCGAGTCGGGCGGGCGCCCCTCGGCCACGGACGCGACCGGCACGTACGGCGGCCTCTACCAGTTCGACACCCAGACCTGGCAGAGCCTCGGCGGCTCCGGCCGGCCCCAGGACGCCTCGGCCTCGGAACAGACGTACCGGGCGAAGAAGCTGTACGTGCGCCGGGGCGCGAGCCCGTGGCCCCACTGCGGGCCCCGGCTGCACGGGTGA